A DNA window from Pontimonas salivibrio contains the following coding sequences:
- the gcvP gene encoding aminomethyl-transferring glycine dehydrogenase, with protein sequence MTQQPFSARHLGVDDSAEALMLQALGFESLDELMDKAVPAHLSQGALESIIPPPASEAEVLQELRALADHNNAHRSMLGMGYYPSYTPSVVKRNVFENPSWYTAYTPYQPEISQGRLEALLNFQTMVGDLTGLPVANASMLDEATAVAEAMLLARRASGVAANVFLVDVDTLPQTKAVLAGRAEPLGIELEETDFSGELPEAFGAIVQYPGASGRVWDPRGAISRVKDAGGLAVVAADLMALTLLTPPGEMSADIAVGTTQRFGIPLGFGGPHAGYLAVRAGLERQMPGRLVGVSQDRFGNPAYRLTLQTREQHIRRDRATSNICTAQVLLAVMAGMFAVYHGPDGLRSIATSIAAQAAGFAKRLKEAGFDLVHDEFFDTIQVRTPGKAHDIVQTAYTHGLLIRAVDSDTVSLSFDQTTAEASGRGVGADVFEALSVAFGLTGYRGQHAEDNALPAGLKRTTSYLDHPVFHVHQSETQMMRYLKSLADKDYALDRGMIPLGSCTMKLNAATEMEAVSWPEFAGLHPFAPADDVAGYMVLMSHLETWLAELTGYDSVSLQPNAGSQGEYAGLLAIRGYHRSRGDHHRTICLIPSSAHGTNAASAVLAGMQVVVLACNEQGDVDIDDVKAKIAEHGENLAALMVTYPSTHGVYEHGINTITDLVHEAGGQVYIDGANLNALVGFSRYGDIGGDVSHLNLHKTFCIPHGGGGPGVGPVGAKAHLAPFLPGHPFAQTTAHPPFDEGSGQTGSFVHQGPAVSAAPYGSPSILPISWAYVRMMGPEGLRKATARAVLAANYIASRLAEHYPVLYVGENGLVAHEVVLDIRPITAETGVSVDDVAKRLMDYGFHAPTMSFPVPGTLMVEPTESEDLGELDRFIDAMIRIREESRAVKDGVWPAEDNPLTNAPHPAAEAISDLWEHPYSRTLATYPAIGGVDSSQHGADPRVISKYWMPVGRVDQAYGDRNLVCACPPIEAFAGAGVSPG encoded by the coding sequence ATGACACAGCAACCTTTTTCCGCTCGCCACCTCGGAGTGGACGACTCCGCCGAAGCCCTCATGCTCCAAGCATTGGGCTTTGAAAGCCTCGATGAGTTGATGGACAAAGCAGTCCCCGCCCACCTGAGCCAGGGCGCACTCGAATCGATCATTCCGCCGCCGGCGAGTGAAGCGGAAGTGTTGCAGGAGCTTCGAGCGCTCGCCGATCACAACAACGCCCACCGGTCCATGTTGGGTATGGGGTATTACCCCAGCTACACCCCAAGCGTGGTGAAGAGAAACGTCTTTGAAAACCCCAGCTGGTATACCGCCTACACCCCCTACCAGCCAGAAATTTCCCAGGGCCGACTAGAAGCCCTGTTGAACTTCCAAACCATGGTCGGCGACCTCACCGGCCTGCCGGTCGCAAACGCCTCCATGTTGGATGAAGCCACCGCCGTCGCCGAAGCGATGCTGCTCGCGAGGCGAGCTTCTGGCGTCGCCGCCAACGTGTTCTTGGTCGACGTGGACACCCTGCCCCAAACCAAAGCCGTGCTGGCGGGCCGGGCGGAGCCACTGGGAATCGAGCTGGAGGAAACGGATTTTTCCGGTGAACTGCCCGAAGCGTTTGGTGCCATCGTGCAATACCCGGGAGCATCCGGTCGGGTATGGGACCCGCGAGGTGCCATCAGCCGGGTAAAGGACGCCGGCGGCCTCGCCGTGGTCGCCGCCGATTTGATGGCGCTGACTCTTCTCACCCCACCGGGGGAGATGTCCGCCGACATTGCGGTGGGAACCACGCAGCGTTTTGGTATTCCCCTGGGCTTTGGTGGCCCCCACGCCGGCTACCTCGCTGTTCGTGCAGGCTTAGAGCGCCAAATGCCGGGACGCCTGGTCGGTGTCTCGCAGGATCGCTTCGGTAACCCCGCCTACCGGCTGACCTTACAAACCCGCGAACAGCACATTCGCCGCGACCGGGCGACCAGCAACATTTGCACCGCACAGGTACTGCTTGCGGTAATGGCCGGAATGTTCGCCGTCTACCACGGCCCTGACGGGCTGCGCTCAATTGCCACGAGCATTGCCGCGCAAGCGGCAGGTTTTGCGAAGCGCCTGAAAGAGGCAGGATTTGACCTCGTCCACGACGAGTTTTTCGACACCATTCAGGTGCGCACCCCGGGTAAAGCCCACGACATTGTGCAGACGGCCTACACACACGGTCTGCTGATCCGAGCAGTCGACAGCGACACCGTGTCGCTGTCGTTCGATCAGACCACCGCCGAAGCCTCAGGCCGCGGGGTGGGGGCAGATGTTTTCGAGGCATTATCGGTGGCGTTTGGACTCACTGGTTACCGAGGCCAGCACGCTGAAGACAATGCGCTGCCGGCAGGCTTGAAGCGCACCACGAGTTACTTAGACCACCCGGTCTTTCACGTGCACCAGTCAGAAACCCAGATGATGCGCTACCTGAAATCCCTGGCGGATAAGGATTATGCGCTGGATCGCGGGATGATTCCACTGGGTAGTTGCACCATGAAACTCAACGCCGCCACCGAAATGGAAGCGGTCAGCTGGCCAGAATTTGCTGGACTACACCCGTTTGCCCCGGCAGACGATGTCGCCGGTTACATGGTGTTGATGTCGCATCTGGAAACCTGGTTGGCGGAGCTCACCGGCTACGACTCGGTGTCACTCCAACCCAACGCCGGCAGTCAAGGCGAATACGCCGGACTGCTCGCCATTCGCGGGTATCACCGCTCACGCGGTGATCACCACCGCACCATCTGTCTCATTCCCTCCAGCGCCCACGGCACCAACGCTGCCAGTGCGGTGTTGGCAGGAATGCAGGTGGTGGTGTTGGCCTGTAACGAACAGGGTGATGTCGACATAGACGACGTGAAAGCAAAAATCGCCGAACACGGTGAGAATCTGGCCGCACTGATGGTCACCTACCCCTCGACCCACGGTGTCTACGAACACGGCATCAACACCATCACCGACCTTGTCCATGAGGCAGGCGGTCAGGTCTACATCGATGGGGCCAACCTCAACGCCCTGGTTGGTTTCTCCCGCTACGGCGACATCGGGGGCGACGTGTCGCACCTGAACCTGCACAAAACCTTCTGCATCCCACACGGTGGGGGAGGCCCCGGGGTGGGACCAGTCGGTGCAAAAGCACACCTCGCCCCCTTCCTGCCCGGTCACCCGTTCGCCCAAACCACCGCCCACCCGCCCTTTGATGAGGGCAGCGGGCAGACAGGATCCTTCGTTCACCAGGGCCCAGCCGTATCGGCTGCGCCCTACGGCAGCCCCAGCATCCTGCCCATTAGTTGGGCTTATGTGCGGATGATGGGACCCGAGGGCCTGCGAAAAGCCACGGCACGAGCTGTCCTCGCCGCCAACTACATCGCCAGTCGACTGGCAGAGCACTACCCGGTGCTCTATGTCGGAGAAAACGGTCTCGTCGCCCACGAAGTGGTCCTCGATATCAGGCCCATCACCGCTGAGACCGGTGTGAGTGTGGACGATGTCGCCAAGCGCCTCATGGACTACGGCTTCCACGCCCCCACCATGTCCTTTCCGGTACCCGGAACCCTCATGGTGGAGCCCACCGAAAGTGAAGACCTCGGCGAGCTCGATCGTTTCATCGACGCGATGATTCGCATCCGCGAAGAATCGCGTGCGGTGAAAGACGGTGTGTGGCCAGCAGAGGATAACCCCTTGACTAACGCCCCCCACCCGGCAGCGGAAGCAATCAGCGACCTGTGGGAACACCCCTACTCGCGCACCCTGGCGACATATCCCGCCATCGGGGGAGTGGATAGTTCCCAACACGGGGCTGACCCACGGGTGATTAGCAAATACTGGATGCCGGTCGGCCGGGTCGACCAGGCCTATGGGGATCGAAACCTGGTCTGTGCGTGTCCGCCAATCGAAGCCTTTGCTGGAGCGGGAGTGTCGCCTGGCTAG
- a CDS encoding helix-turn-helix transcriptional regulator, whose protein sequence is MVKKSVSGEPAEAGSAQTVGQSGLAPYISSDPERLSKMLEFLTETPSPKELLRYLVHVPVFSPGPKAGALGMISGEAELVELASYGLTKKHGFVERRSVWQQIPPFVDFHDVLPVRRSVETMREAVTKAGIHLEPEEWVQSVLIQPVHGYRGAPIGAVVQLFDIEATEPLHPVITPKDFHSALVLAFKSEPFISGLADADKRLNSDLPLLTDRELTCLRLAARGYSNKEIAGQLRLSASTVKTSLSKVFDKLGTSKRTAAVEKARTLGIL, encoded by the coding sequence GTGGTGAAGAAGTCTGTGTCCGGGGAGCCGGCAGAAGCCGGGTCTGCCCAGACTGTCGGCCAGTCAGGGCTTGCCCCCTACATCTCTTCTGACCCAGAACGCCTGTCCAAAATGCTGGAGTTCCTCACAGAAACTCCCAGCCCCAAAGAACTCCTGCGCTACTTAGTCCACGTCCCGGTGTTTTCTCCAGGCCCGAAAGCAGGGGCTTTGGGAATGATTTCTGGAGAGGCAGAGCTTGTGGAGCTAGCAAGCTACGGCCTCACCAAAAAACACGGGTTTGTGGAAAGGCGCTCGGTCTGGCAGCAGATACCGCCGTTTGTGGACTTTCACGATGTTTTGCCGGTGAGGCGGTCGGTGGAGACTATGCGCGAAGCGGTCACCAAAGCAGGCATCCACTTAGAACCAGAAGAGTGGGTACAAAGTGTCTTGATTCAACCCGTCCACGGCTACCGCGGTGCACCCATTGGGGCGGTGGTTCAGTTATTCGATATCGAGGCCACCGAGCCGCTTCACCCGGTCATTACCCCGAAAGACTTCCACTCAGCCCTGGTCTTAGCGTTTAAATCAGAGCCGTTTATCAGCGGTCTAGCAGACGCCGATAAGCGTCTCAATTCAGACCTGCCGCTTTTGACCGACCGGGAACTGACCTGCCTGCGGCTTGCTGCGAGGGGCTATAGCAATAAAGAAATCGCTGGACAGCTTCGCCTCAGCGCCAGCACCGTCAAAACCTCGCTCTCCAAGGTGTTTGACAAGCTCGGTACCAGCAAGCGAACAGCAGCGGTGGAAAAAGCCCGGACGCTCGGCATTCTCTAG
- a CDS encoding glycine-rich domain-containing protein yields the protein MYVEIPAGVTSVDALIVAGGGGGAFSGGGAGGLIDTTRSGSPYLVGDADDSGSVELRVLVGAGGNPGRVSSFASGDYGSRGGESFLERETDGGVVKATAVGGGGGVSRNYSNDGGGYISGVGGGSGSGAVVWTTQGKAVADQPGGSDTDAGSLGNAGGDAQIGNTCSSAQGDITAVAGGGGGAGTAGKKGWKPDCDFGSVSGEGGAGLSSSITGVDTTLAAGGELSGGSVFYAGGGAGGRQNDSKTEPNVDGGIGGGGDTTYLGSHVASRDTNTGGGGGGVVLAPDEVETDVSTSSQTGSAGDSGIVVIRYSLPSVAIDQSDSDVAFGETLGLSATLGPGGGSVEWSSDDAACTFDNTSSSTPTLTPAFNAGQSCDVTVSQTGGSQGDSQDTITVSVVKANQASLTVTNSGDIGFEGSVELAVTGGSGDGLVSWSESCTNFVISGTTLSTTAAVNTTCTVTAEKASSTNYNSATATKDFTVGKASPVFDSYDPVSAQVGSADVTLDDPTVQVNGSAFTAGSIGWTSADDTVADVTGSTLSFESVGETTLTATFTPTDSSSYETVTLAVTVTVTAVPPAPRGGNDDDEATPVPTAGPTVGPAVPGRPGVPGGVPGRPGGNPGGVVSPGVTPGGGTPPPPPGGTSGNPIPPERPGATIGGQPVPTTTTASPGGRGVSVSAGGVDVGVDVPDGGDGAGGVIDRGGIPEPVVTPGQGKTVSGAGAAPGSVVDVWLPGRGGNAPTNIAQIPVGADGTFSADVDVFAGSGEPLPIGRNVVQIVTTNAEGEDIVVDMPFTITQGEPTPEVLRATNETPNAPVVGVVATNRGEPEQVTIDSEPTQGSIRVTADAWDFTISVDTATSSVQGSDTTTTIAATNTTEVTVSGSGFMADTRVDVWAFSTPTLLASATVTTEGTATVTVELDPTVLTGEHTLQLQAVGDDGYVRTANLPVTLTDTPPTTTNTANSLLWWTVGLIALIILAAVVTTLVIRSRQS from the coding sequence ATGTACGTAGAGATTCCGGCGGGGGTCACATCGGTTGACGCATTGATTGTCGCAGGAGGTGGAGGTGGTGCCTTCAGCGGGGGAGGTGCCGGGGGTCTGATTGACACGACGCGATCTGGTAGTCCATACCTGGTCGGTGATGCTGACGACAGTGGTTCGGTGGAATTGAGAGTGTTGGTGGGAGCGGGGGGGAACCCCGGTAGGGTCTCGTCGTTTGCATCGGGCGATTATGGTAGCCGTGGCGGGGAATCATTCCTTGAGAGAGAAACAGACGGTGGTGTTGTTAAGGCGACAGCTGTAGGTGGTGGAGGAGGAGTGTCCCGAAACTACAGTAACGACGGTGGCGGCTATATCTCCGGCGTGGGAGGGGGTTCCGGGAGTGGTGCAGTGGTCTGGACCACCCAAGGTAAGGCAGTGGCCGACCAACCAGGAGGCAGCGATACCGATGCCGGCTCCTTGGGGAACGCGGGTGGAGACGCACAGATTGGAAACACCTGCTCCTCCGCCCAGGGCGACATCACGGCGGTTGCAGGCGGCGGAGGTGGCGCCGGTACAGCGGGTAAAAAGGGTTGGAAGCCGGATTGTGATTTTGGTTCAGTCTCAGGGGAGGGGGGAGCCGGATTGTCCTCCTCGATCACAGGCGTCGACACTACGTTGGCGGCAGGTGGCGAACTGTCGGGCGGCAGTGTCTTCTACGCCGGAGGCGGCGCTGGAGGTCGTCAAAACGACTCCAAGACCGAACCAAATGTGGACGGTGGGATTGGTGGAGGTGGCGACACGACCTACCTCGGAAGCCATGTTGCCAGCCGCGACACCAACACAGGGGGTGGAGGTGGTGGAGTCGTGCTGGCGCCCGATGAAGTAGAGACCGACGTGTCTACTTCTTCGCAGACCGGATCAGCGGGAGATTCGGGAATCGTAGTCATTCGTTATTCCTTGCCGTCAGTCGCAATCGATCAGAGCGACTCAGATGTTGCTTTCGGGGAGACGTTGGGGCTGTCTGCCACTCTCGGACCTGGCGGTGGCTCCGTGGAGTGGTCTTCTGATGATGCAGCGTGCACTTTTGACAACACCTCCAGTTCGACTCCCACACTGACTCCGGCCTTTAATGCGGGTCAGTCCTGTGATGTGACCGTCAGTCAAACGGGCGGGAGTCAAGGCGACTCGCAAGACACAATCACCGTGTCAGTAGTGAAGGCAAATCAGGCGTCCCTAACGGTCACAAATTCCGGCGATATTGGTTTCGAGGGCTCTGTGGAGTTGGCGGTTACGGGTGGTTCGGGTGATGGGCTGGTGTCGTGGTCGGAGTCGTGTACAAATTTTGTTATCTCTGGGACAACTCTGTCGACCACGGCCGCTGTGAACACGACTTGCACCGTGACGGCGGAGAAGGCGTCGTCGACAAATTACAACTCGGCGACGGCAACCAAAGACTTCACTGTGGGTAAAGCATCTCCTGTGTTTGATAGTTATGACCCGGTGTCGGCGCAGGTGGGTAGTGCGGATGTGACGTTGGATGATCCGACTGTGCAGGTCAATGGTTCGGCGTTTACTGCTGGGTCTATTGGGTGGACGAGTGCGGATGACACGGTGGCGGATGTGACCGGTTCGACTCTGTCGTTTGAGTCAGTGGGCGAGACAACGCTCACCGCAACATTCACTCCAACGGATTCATCGAGTTATGAAACGGTGACCTTGGCGGTGACGGTCACCGTCACGGCTGTGCCACCCGCTCCCCGTGGTGGTAACGATGATGATGAGGCGACTCCTGTGCCAACAGCGGGGCCGACTGTGGGGCCTGCTGTTCCTGGTCGTCCGGGTGTTCCTGGTGGTGTTCCTGGCCGTCCCGGTGGTAACCCGGGTGGTGTGGTTAGTCCTGGTGTGACACCGGGTGGGGGGACACCTCCACCGCCGCCTGGGGGAACCTCCGGTAACCCGATCCCGCCGGAGCGTCCGGGAGCAACGATTGGTGGGCAACCAGTGCCGACAACGACCACGGCGTCTCCTGGGGGTCGTGGTGTGTCGGTGTCTGCTGGTGGTGTTGATGTGGGTGTTGACGTGCCAGATGGTGGTGATGGTGCTGGTGGGGTGATTGATCGTGGTGGGATTCCTGAACCGGTGGTGACTCCTGGGCAGGGCAAAACAGTGTCTGGTGCGGGTGCGGCACCAGGCAGTGTGGTGGATGTGTGGTTACCGGGTCGTGGGGGTAATGCTCCGACGAATATTGCGCAGATCCCTGTCGGTGCGGATGGGACGTTCTCGGCTGATGTGGACGTGTTTGCCGGTTCGGGCGAGCCGTTGCCGATTGGCCGCAATGTGGTCCAAATTGTGACGACGAATGCGGAGGGTGAGGACATTGTGGTGGATATGCCCTTCACGATTACTCAGGGAGAGCCCACCCCGGAAGTGTTGCGAGCAACCAATGAAACACCTAACGCCCCCGTAGTGGGTGTGGTGGCAACGAATAGGGGTGAACCAGAGCAGGTCACGATTGATAGTGAACCGACCCAGGGCAGTATTCGTGTCACTGCAGACGCCTGGGACTTCACGATTAGTGTGGACACGGCAACGAGCAGTGTTCAGGGTAGTGACACCACGACGACCATTGCGGCAACTAACACTACTGAGGTGACGGTGTCGGGTAGTGGGTTTATGGCTGATACCCGGGTGGATGTGTGGGCGTTTAGTACGCCGACATTGTTGGCGAGTGCGACGGTTACGACAGAGGGGACCGCGACGGTCACGGTTGAACTAGACCCCACCGTGTTGACCGGGGAGCACACCCTGCAACTCCAAGCCGTGGGTGATGATGGATACGTTCGAACCGCGAACCTGCCGGTGACGCTCACTGACACCCCGCCCACCACTACAAACACTGCCAACAGTTTGCTCTGGTGGACGGTGGGGTTGATCGCCCTGATTATCCTCGCTGCGGTGGTGACCACGTTGGTGATTCGTAGCCGGCAGTCCTAA
- a CDS encoding beta strand repeat-containing protein encodes MRRILAATLIGVLTGSLLTTLGPHATPSAYAAVTVDGCSVDVSVDGTALTSAAIGDPDDSPTHVEVTKVGNDCVLTFIKPSEEMVWTIPNHVGEFEALVIAGGGGGGLAGGGAGGYYDTYGSATDGSGDSGSVTVPTGSTTAKIFVGDGGVGGTPTTGGRNGADSALIFDSDDGYADLTDVYKLSDQLLGSRTPQPTVSSTRIVMAGGGGGAHEQQEGSDGGSGGGSGASNKNAGLSVTPPGDGNTGGVGSDDPDNSSAYYGGGGGGAGQVGGNADSSFGSFGKGGDGGDGEQSGISGSVVYRAGGGGGGYQSGSGSDAATGGQGGGGDAETTNGNEHGDDRTGGGGGGASNASETAGDGGSGVVIVRFAPPPVDPAPVLGSVTRTAGGFTAEITNFDAVNAVADSFSESVTNGSVTRSGSTVTVSSLSAGQSSELTVSVSASGLSDASASVTGVAKASQAELVFPASLYSDSSAPVLSAVFGESVPVSVVGGSGTGDVRYTDVSGPCLVSSSGLVRLTGVGECVVTAVRAGDENFLSETVQDFLKITSNKAPQFVSFTSSVPADPVVGDTYTPTAVATGSGSVSFAVSGACSIASGVVTFTSASTCTITASSGSDTNYLAATAVTQVIEVGLANQTITFDAVGDKDFDDRPFQLSASSSRGLDVSFATSSAACSVTSAGVVSIDATGLCEITASQDGVDGQVAEASKVVRSFRVQAVVPGAPRLTSVGFGNGSLTVGFIAPDYVGGGTISAYRAVATDGDGNEFVNNSCDTTSPCTVSGLTNGTEYSVTVAAVNEAGVGPVSNVSPATAPADRAQAVSGLSTVPGDGVLDVTWDQPSNTTELGGGNFTRYDVSIRPTGGSYGTAVTPDGTNNLTTLATNSYQFTGLTNGTGYDVKVEAITDANSSQLVGRTAETSGVPAVAPSVVRDVEAVLVGNTGTFVSWAAPASDGGLPVTSYEVTPESLSCEFDNPTDQFCEITGLARGRTVSISVAGVNGIGAGETVTVSVSTPALPSSGGGDDDDEATPVPTVGPTAGPAVPGRPGVPGGVPGRPGGGIPGGVTPGGGTPPPPPGGTAGSPVTPERPGATVGGVPVPTTTTASPGGRGVSVSAGGVDVGVDVPDGGDGAGGVIDRGGTPEPVVTPGQGKTVSGAGAAPGSVVDVWLPGRGGNAPTNIAQIPVGEDGTFSADVDVFAGSGEPLPIGRNVVQIVTTNAEGETIVVDMPFTLTQGQPTPEVLRSTGETPNAPAVGIINTNKGDPTVTRVMSVPDRGIVSVESDTWAFTVGINTTRGVVEGADTDTVIRTTSNTEVTVSGSGFMADTRVDVWAFSTPTLLGNATVDSDGTVSVTVTVTPQSLEVGAHTLQLQAVGQDGFIRTSNLPIEIQDTPASLTTGDSAGTLLWWTVSIAAAIIVLALLVAYLLRRRQRA; translated from the coding sequence GTGCGGCGTATTCTCGCAGCCACGTTGATTGGTGTCCTCACCGGTAGCCTCCTCACCACTCTCGGACCCCACGCGACCCCAAGCGCGTATGCGGCTGTCACCGTCGATGGATGCTCAGTTGATGTCTCAGTGGACGGAACAGCGCTTACTAGCGCAGCGATTGGAGATCCCGACGATAGCCCAACCCATGTTGAGGTGACCAAGGTCGGGAACGACTGTGTGCTCACGTTCATCAAACCGTCGGAAGAGATGGTCTGGACCATTCCCAATCACGTCGGTGAGTTTGAAGCTCTCGTAATTGCTGGCGGCGGCGGAGGAGGTCTAGCAGGAGGAGGTGCCGGGGGTTATTACGATACCTACGGTTCTGCTACCGACGGTTCCGGAGACAGCGGCTCCGTCACTGTTCCGACCGGCTCCACCACAGCGAAGATATTTGTGGGTGATGGTGGTGTTGGGGGAACGCCTACCACTGGCGGTAGGAACGGCGCTGACTCCGCACTCATTTTTGATAGCGATGACGGCTACGCCGATCTCACGGATGTCTACAAGCTCTCCGACCAGCTGCTAGGAAGCAGAACCCCGCAACCCACAGTCTCGTCTACTCGTATTGTGATGGCGGGTGGCGGTGGTGGCGCGCATGAGCAACAAGAGGGCTCTGATGGCGGCTCCGGCGGCGGCTCCGGGGCTAGTAACAAGAATGCTGGCCTTTCAGTCACCCCTCCAGGTGACGGTAACACGGGTGGCGTCGGGTCCGACGACCCCGACAATAGTTCGGCCTATTACGGAGGCGGCGGTGGTGGCGCAGGGCAGGTCGGCGGGAATGCGGATAGCTCCTTTGGTTCCTTTGGGAAGGGTGGCGATGGTGGAGATGGAGAACAGAGCGGCATCTCGGGTTCCGTCGTGTATCGGGCCGGGGGAGGTGGCGGTGGTTACCAGTCGGGCTCGGGCAGCGACGCTGCCACCGGCGGGCAAGGTGGTGGAGGAGACGCAGAGACAACTAACGGCAATGAGCATGGAGACGACCGCACGGGAGGCGGCGGTGGCGGGGCATCTAATGCATCCGAAACGGCGGGTGATGGTGGTTCGGGTGTTGTGATTGTGCGGTTTGCGCCGCCTCCGGTGGATCCTGCTCCGGTGTTGGGGTCGGTGACGCGCACTGCCGGTGGTTTTACGGCGGAGATTACGAATTTTGATGCGGTTAATGCGGTGGCGGATTCGTTTTCGGAGTCGGTGACGAATGGGTCGGTGACGCGTTCTGGTTCGACGGTGACGGTCTCGAGTCTGTCCGCGGGTCAGTCGTCGGAACTGACGGTGTCGGTGTCGGCGTCGGGTTTGTCGGATGCGTCGGCGTCGGTGACGGGTGTGGCGAAGGCTTCGCAGGCTGAGTTGGTGTTTCCTGCGTCGTTGTATTCGGATTCGTCTGCTCCGGTGTTGTCGGCTGTGTTTGGTGAGTCGGTGCCGGTGAGTGTGGTGGGCGGTTCCGGCACTGGTGATGTGAGGTACACGGATGTGTCTGGCCCGTGTTTGGTGTCGTCGTCGGGGTTGGTGCGGCTCACGGGTGTGGGTGAGTGTGTGGTGACGGCGGTGCGTGCGGGTGATGAGAATTTTCTGTCAGAAACTGTGCAAGATTTTTTAAAGATCACTTCTAATAAAGCGCCTCAGTTTGTGTCTTTTACGTCGAGTGTTCCCGCAGATCCGGTGGTGGGGGATACGTATACGCCGACGGCGGTGGCGACGGGGAGTGGGTCGGTGTCGTTTGCCGTGTCGGGGGCGTGTTCGATTGCGTCGGGTGTGGTGACGTTTACGTCGGCGTCGACGTGCACGATTACGGCCAGTTCCGGGTCGGATACTAACTATTTAGCCGCCACTGCTGTGACCCAAGTCATCGAGGTGGGTTTGGCGAACCAGACGATCACGTTTGATGCGGTGGGGGATAAAGACTTCGATGACCGTCCCTTCCAGTTGTCGGCCTCCTCGTCGAGGGGGTTGGATGTGTCGTTTGCGACGTCGTCTGCTGCGTGCAGTGTGACGTCTGCAGGTGTGGTGTCGATTGATGCGACGGGGTTGTGTGAAATCACTGCGTCTCAAGATGGTGTGGATGGTCAGGTTGCCGAGGCGTCTAAGGTGGTGCGTTCTTTCCGGGTCCAGGCGGTGGTGCCGGGTGCTCCCCGGTTGACCTCGGTCGGGTTCGGTAATGGGTCCCTCACGGTCGGGTTTATTGCCCCGGATTATGTGGGTGGGGGGACGATTAGTGCGTATCGGGCGGTTGCCACTGATGGTGACGGTAACGAGTTTGTGAACAACTCCTGTGACACCACCTCACCGTGCACCGTGTCGGGCCTGACCAATGGCACGGAGTATTCGGTCACGGTTGCTGCGGTGAATGAGGCGGGTGTGGGGCCGGTGTCGAATGTGTCGCCAGCGACAGCTCCTGCTGACAGGGCTCAGGCAGTGTCGGGTCTATCAACGGTTCCCGGTGATGGTGTGTTGGATGTGACCTGGGATCAACCCTCAAACACGACGGAGTTAGGTGGAGGGAACTTCACCCGGTATGACGTGTCCATTCGCCCCACTGGTGGGTCGTATGGGACCGCGGTCACACCGGATGGGACCAACAACTTAACAACCTTGGCAACAAACTCTTACCAGTTCACCGGACTAACCAACGGAACCGGGTATGACGTGAAAGTCGAAGCCATCACCGACGCCAACAGCAGCCAGCTGGTGGGTCGAACGGCAGAAACGTCGGGTGTTCCTGCAGTTGCCCCCTCGGTGGTGCGTGATGTGGAGGCCGTGTTGGTGGGTAACACGGGGACGTTTGTGTCGTGGGCGGCACCTGCTTCTGATGGTGGCCTGCCGGTTACCAGTTATGAAGTCACCCCGGAGTCACTCTCGTGTGAGTTTGATAATCCAACGGACCAGTTTTGTGAGATTACGGGGTTGGCTCGTGGGCGGACCGTGTCGATCAGTGTTGCTGGGGTGAATGGGATTGGTGCCGGTGAGACAGTGACGGTGTCGGTGTCGACTCCTGCGCTGCCCAGCAGTGGTGGTGGCGATGATGATGATGAGGCGACTCCTGTGCCAACAGTGGGGCCAACTGCTGGTCCTGCTGTTCCTGGCCGTCCCGGTGTTCCTGGTGGTGTTCCTGGCCGTCCGGGTGGGGGTATTCCGGGTGGTGTGACACCGGGTGGGGGGACACCTCCACCACCACCTGGGGGAACAGCGGGTTCTCCGGTTACTCCGGAGCGTCCGGGAGCAACAGTGGGTGGTGTGCCGGTGCCGACGACGACCACGGCGTCTCCTGGGGGTCGTGGTGTGAGTGTGTCTGCGGGTGGTGTTGATGTGGGTGTTGACGTGCCAGATGGTGGTGATGGTGCTGGTGGGGTGATTGACCGGGGTGGGACTCCTGAACCGGTGGTGACTCCTGGGCAGGGCAAAACCGTGTCTGGTGCGGGTGCAGCACCTGGGTCTGTGGTGGATGTGTGGTTACCGGGTCGTGGGGGTAATGCTCCGACGAATATTGCGCAGATCCCGGTCGGTGAGGATGGGACGTTCTCGGCTGATGTGGACGTGTTTGCCGGTTCGGGCGAGCCGTTGCCGATTGGGCGGAACGTGGTGCAGATTGTGACGACGAATGCGGAGGGGGAGACGATTGTGGTGGATATGCCCTTTACTCTCACCCAAGGACAACCCACTCCGGAGGTTCTCCGTTCGACGGGGGAAACTCCTAATGCCCCCGCAGTAGGGATTATCAACACGAATAAGGGTGATCCGACGGTGACTCGGGTGATGAGTGTTCCCGATCGGGGCATTGTCAGTGTGGAGTCGGATACGTGGGCCTTCACGGTCGGGATCAACACCACTAGAGGTGTGGTCGAAGGAGCTGATACGGACACGGTGATCCGGACAACGTCCAATACTGAGGTCACAGTCTCGGGTAGTGGGTTTATGGCTGACACCCGTGTGGATGTGTGGGCGTTTAGTACACCGACGCTGCTCGGTAATGCCACGGTCGACTCGGACGGCACCGTGAGCGTGACTGTCACAGTGACACCGCAATCGTTAGAAGTCGGCGCGCATACTCTGCAGTTACAGGCGGTGGGCCAGGACGGGTTTATCCGCACCAGTAACCTGCCCATCGAAATTCAGGACACTCCTGCCTCGCTCACCACGGGTGACTCGGCAGGGACGTTGCTGTGGTGGACGGTCAGTATCGCCGCAGCCATCATTGTTCTTGCGCTACTCGTGGCCTACTTACTCCGCCGGAGACAGCGGGCCTAA